A region from the Mycolicibacterium litorale genome encodes:
- the resB gene encoding cytochrome c biogenesis protein ResB: MPRATRRLLAYARNTWRTLTSMGTALVLLFLLALAAIPGALLPQRSLNESKVAEYIADRPTLGPWLDRLQAFDVFSSFWFTAIYVLLFISLVGCLTPRLIEHVKSLRAVPVPAPRNLGRLPKHHTAYVAGEPQQVAAEMSERLTGWRKVTRTQGDEITGAAPGATSVTEISAEKGYLREFGNIVFHFSLLGLLVAIAAGKLFGYEGNVIVVADGGPGFCSASPAAFDSFRAGNTVDGTSLYPICLKVNDFQADYLDNGQATSYSADIEYQAGDDLTTGTWRPYELKVNEPLRVAGDRVYLQGHGYAPTFTVTFPDGQTRTQTLQWRPDDQTTFLSSGVMRFDPPAGTYPDADERRKNQLAIQGLFAPTQLLHGTLLSSSFPEMRDPGVAIDIYRGDTGLDSGRPQNIFTLDERLIGQGRLTREARVNLSVGEETRLDDGTVVRFDGAVPFVSVQVSHDPAQIWVLVFAMTMMAGLLVSLIVRRRRIWVRIIPEGPGTVGVEFGGLARTDNSGWGEEFERLTVRLLAGHPDAGHPDTKADAVSGEKVT, encoded by the coding sequence ATGCCCCGGGCGACCAGACGCCTGCTGGCCTACGCGCGCAACACCTGGCGGACCCTGACGTCGATGGGCACCGCGCTGGTGCTGTTGTTCCTGCTCGCGCTCGCCGCGATCCCGGGGGCCCTGCTACCGCAGCGCAGCCTCAACGAGAGCAAGGTCGCCGAGTACATCGCCGACCGTCCCACGCTCGGCCCGTGGCTCGACCGGCTGCAGGCCTTCGACGTCTTCTCGAGTTTCTGGTTCACCGCGATCTACGTGCTGCTGTTCATCTCGCTCGTGGGCTGCCTGACACCGCGACTCATCGAACACGTCAAGAGCCTGCGCGCGGTACCGGTGCCGGCCCCGCGCAACCTGGGCCGGCTGCCCAAACATCACACCGCGTACGTCGCGGGCGAGCCGCAGCAGGTGGCGGCCGAGATGAGCGAGCGGCTCACGGGCTGGCGCAAGGTCACCCGCACCCAGGGCGACGAGATCACCGGAGCCGCCCCGGGGGCGACATCGGTCACTGAGATCTCCGCGGAGAAGGGCTACCTGCGGGAGTTCGGCAACATCGTCTTCCACTTCTCGCTGCTCGGTCTGCTGGTCGCGATCGCCGCGGGCAAGCTGTTCGGTTACGAGGGCAACGTCATCGTCGTCGCCGACGGCGGACCCGGCTTCTGCTCGGCCTCACCCGCCGCGTTCGACTCGTTCCGCGCGGGCAACACCGTCGACGGCACGTCGCTGTATCCGATCTGCCTCAAGGTCAACGATTTCCAGGCCGACTACCTGGACAACGGGCAGGCCACCTCGTACTCCGCCGATATCGAATACCAGGCCGGCGACGACCTCACCACCGGAACGTGGCGGCCCTACGAGCTGAAGGTCAACGAACCGCTGCGCGTCGCCGGCGACCGGGTCTACCTGCAGGGCCACGGCTACGCGCCCACCTTCACCGTCACGTTCCCCGATGGGCAGACCCGCACGCAGACCCTGCAGTGGCGGCCCGACGACCAGACGACGTTCCTGTCGTCGGGTGTCATGCGGTTCGACCCGCCGGCCGGCACGTACCCCGACGCCGACGAACGCCGCAAGAACCAGCTCGCGATCCAGGGGTTGTTCGCCCCCACACAGCTGCTGCACGGCACGCTGCTGTCGTCGAGCTTCCCCGAGATGCGCGACCCCGGCGTCGCGATCGACATCTACCGCGGCGACACGGGCCTGGATTCCGGCCGGCCGCAGAACATCTTCACGCTCGACGAGCGGCTGATCGGCCAGGGCCGGCTCACCCGCGAGGCGCGCGTCAACCTCAGTGTCGGTGAGGAGACCCGGCTCGACGACGGCACCGTGGTCCGGTTCGACGGCGCCGTGCCGTTCGTCAGCGTCCAGGTGTCGCACGACCCGGCGCAGATCTGGGTGCTCGTGTTCGCGATGACGATGATGGCGGGTCTGCTCGTCTCGCTGATCGTGCGGCGCCGCCGGATCTGGGTTCGGATCATCCCGGAGGGTCCGGGTACCGTTGGCGTCGAATTCGGCGGGCTGGCCCGCACCGACAACTCCGGCTGGGGCGAGGAGTTCGAGCGGTTGACGGTGCGGTTGCTGGCCGGCCACCCCGACGCCGGTCACCCCGACACGAAAGCCGACGCCGTGTCAGGAGAGAAGGTCACATGA
- a CDS encoding cytochrome c biogenesis CcdA family protein produces the protein MTGFAEVAAAGPVVLALGVCVLAGLVSFASPCVVPLVPGYLSYLAAVVGVEDAPRPNEQTGAKVRDAAAISSISAVRTRRLKVAGAAALFVAGFTAVFLLGTVAVLGMTTTLITNQLLLQRIGGVVTILMGLVFVGLVPALQRQARFTPRQLSTVAGAPLLGAVFALGWTPCLGPTLTGVITVASATDGASVARGVALVIAYCLGLGIPFVLLAFGSARAVQGLGWLRRHTRTIQIFGGVLLLVVGTALVTGLWNDFVAWVRDAFVSDVRLPI, from the coding sequence ATGACCGGGTTCGCCGAGGTCGCCGCGGCCGGGCCGGTCGTGCTGGCGCTGGGGGTCTGTGTGCTGGCCGGGCTGGTGTCGTTCGCCTCGCCGTGCGTGGTGCCGCTGGTGCCGGGCTACCTGTCGTATCTGGCGGCGGTGGTCGGCGTGGAGGACGCCCCTCGCCCAAACGAACAAACGGGCGCAAAAGTGCGAGACGCCGCCGCCATTTCGTCGATTTCGGCGGTGCGGACCCGACGGCTCAAGGTCGCCGGTGCGGCCGCGCTGTTCGTCGCCGGCTTCACCGCGGTGTTCCTGCTCGGCACCGTCGCGGTGCTGGGCATGACCACCACCCTGATCACCAACCAGCTCCTGCTGCAACGCATCGGCGGTGTGGTGACGATCCTGATGGGCCTGGTGTTCGTCGGCCTGGTCCCCGCGCTGCAGCGTCAGGCCCGGTTCACGCCGCGGCAACTGTCCACGGTCGCCGGTGCCCCGCTGCTGGGCGCGGTCTTCGCGCTGGGCTGGACGCCGTGCCTGGGCCCGACGCTGACGGGTGTCATCACCGTCGCGTCGGCCACCGACGGCGCCAGCGTCGCCCGCGGTGTCGCACTGGTCATCGCGTACTGCCTCGGCCTCGGCATCCCGTTCGTGCTGCTGGCGTTCGGGTCGGCGCGCGCGGTGCAGGGCCTGGGCTGGCTCCGCCGTCACACCCGCACGATCCAGATCTTCGGGGGCGTGCTGCTGCTCGTCGTGGGCACCGCCCTGGTGACCGGTTTGTGGAACGACTTCGTCGCCTGGGTGCGTGACGCGTTCGTCAGCGACGTGAGGCTGCCGATCTGA
- a CDS encoding TlpA disulfide reductase family protein: protein MRRWWVVLVSVAVVALAGCSTGDDAVAQGGTFEFVAPGGKTDIFYDPPAGRGRPGPLSGPDLLDPAKTLSLDDFTGQVVVINVWGQWCAPCRTEIGELQKVYDATRAKGVAFLGIDVRDNNRDAAVDFVRDRGITFPSIYDPPMRTMIAFGGKYPTTVIPSTVVLDREHRVAAVFLRELLAEDLQPVVERLVGEPKPEPRS from the coding sequence GTGAGGCGATGGTGGGTCGTACTGGTGAGCGTGGCGGTGGTCGCGCTCGCCGGTTGCTCCACCGGTGACGACGCCGTCGCCCAGGGCGGCACCTTCGAATTCGTGGCGCCCGGCGGCAAGACCGACATCTTCTACGATCCACCCGCCGGCCGCGGCAGGCCCGGCCCGCTGTCCGGGCCCGACCTGCTCGATCCGGCGAAGACGTTGTCGCTGGACGACTTCACCGGCCAGGTCGTGGTGATCAACGTGTGGGGTCAGTGGTGCGCACCGTGCCGCACGGAGATCGGTGAGCTGCAGAAGGTGTACGACGCGACGCGCGCGAAGGGGGTCGCCTTCCTCGGCATCGACGTGCGCGACAACAACCGCGACGCCGCCGTCGACTTCGTCCGCGACCGCGGCATCACGTTCCCGTCCATCTATGACCCGCCGATGCGCACGATGATCGCCTTCGGTGGCAAGTACCCGACCACGGTCATCCCGTCGACGGTGGTGCTCGACCGTGAGCACCGCGTCGCGGCGGTGTTCCTGCGCGAGCTGCTCGCCGAGGATCTGCAGCCGGTGGTCGAACGCCTCGTGGGCGAACCGAAGCCGGAGCCGCGGTCATGA